In the genome of Fusobacterium perfoetens, the window ACATTTTTAGCTAGTGGTCCTATTTGATCAAGAGAAGATGCAAATGCCATAAGTCCATATCTTGAAACTCTACCATAAGTAGGTTTTAATCCTACAACTCCACAGAAAGATGCAGGTTGTCTGATACTTCCTCCAGTGTCAGAACCTAAAGATATAAAACATTGTTGAGAAGCGATAGATGATGCAGCTCCCCCACTACTTCCTCCAGGAACTTTTGATGTATCCCAAGGATTTTTTGTAAGTTTGTAGTAAGAAGTTTTTGTACTTCCTCCCATTGCAAACTCGTCCATATTAGTTTTACCAATGATTATTGCATCAGCTTCTTTTAATTTTGTAACAACAGTGGCATCATAGATACCGATATATCCGTCTAAGATTTTAGAGCAAGAAGCAGACGGGTCATTTAGAGATACCATATTATCTTTTATAGATACAGGTACTCCAGCTAAAGCTCCAACTTTTTCTCCTCTTGCAATTTTTTCATCTATTATTTTAGCTTCTTCTAAAGCTTTTTCTTTTCTAAGAGAAACAAAACTTCCAATAAGTTCATCAGTTTTCTCTATTCTTTCAAATACAGCTTTTGTAACTTCATAAGCTGAAAGTTCTTTATTAAGAATCTTATTTCTAACTTCGCTAGCTGTAAGTTCATAAATTTCTTTCATCAGAATTCCTCCTAAAATAAATTTTTATTCTCCACCAACAACTTTTGGAACAACAATAGTACCATCAACAGTTTCAGGAGCATTTTTCAAAGCATCTTCAACTAAAAGAGATGGTTTTACTTCATCTTCTTTTAAATTATTTGTATCGTTATTGATTTGAGATAGAGGTTTTATATTTTCTGTATCTAACTCATCTAACATATCGATATAATTTAAGATTTCATTTAGTTCTTGTTGATATTTTTCAATCTCTTCATTTGTAAATTCAAGTTTTGCAAGTTTCGCAACTTTTAAAACTTCTTCTCTTGTTAAAGCCATAGTTCCCCCTTTATTAAGATTTATAATAAATTTTATTATTTATAAAGAATTTAGATAATTAACCTCTTTTTTTCTAAGAGGACGATAACTACCAGTTTTTAATTTTTCATCAAGGACTAAATCCCCAATGG includes:
- the gatC gene encoding Asp-tRNA(Asn)/Glu-tRNA(Gln) amidotransferase subunit GatC; this translates as MALTREEVLKVAKLAKLEFTNEEIEKYQQELNEILNYIDMLDELDTENIKPLSQINNDTNNLKEDEVKPSLLVEDALKNAPETVDGTIVVPKVVGGE